One Chloroflexota bacterium DNA window includes the following coding sequences:
- a CDS encoding transposase: LLKSSERKKELAPYEDFVRDRLKQYPDTSSAQMHDWLKENHEGFPKLNPKTVFNFVHFIRNKHNIPKLAAQRQMAVVEELPYGKQAQVDFGEYIMRSSTGSRVKVFFFIMVLSRSRYKYVWFTDRYFTSELAIEAHELAFAFIRGVPDEIVYDQDKVFIVSENSGDIILTELFRNYTRHQSFTLHFCRKADPQSKGKVENVVKYVKQNFLYNRTFYNIETLNDDALGWLGRTANAVPHSFTKKDPITEWHIEQGFLKPYAAQPRPNSPLSYTVRKDNTISWKGNLYSLPLGTYTGRGSQVSVQIQQGELVFLQAEGKELCRHKISTGKGLKIINSDHKRDKTSAIGEMIDQLCALLQDPQTGKDWLATIRTAKPRYARDQLLLVRQAIGATDPTLIERTVRYCLDNHITRAVDFKAILLQQQLPPVKQKKVIPLNPLSGIPWASTQEPEKSSVQDYEDIIKKLTS; the protein is encoded by the coding sequence CTTGCTGAAGAGTTCCGAACGTAAAAAAGAACTTGCCCCTTATGAGGATTTTGTTCGTGATCGCCTGAAGCAGTATCCCGATACTTCTTCAGCCCAGATGCACGACTGGTTGAAGGAAAACCATGAGGGCTTCCCTAAACTTAACCCCAAGACGGTATTTAATTTTGTTCACTTCATCCGTAACAAGCACAATATCCCCAAGCTCGCAGCCCAGCGCCAGATGGCTGTAGTAGAAGAGCTGCCTTATGGGAAGCAGGCCCAGGTAGACTTCGGGGAATATATCATGCGCAGTTCAACGGGCAGCCGTGTGAAAGTATTTTTCTTCATCATGGTCTTGTCCCGCTCGCGCTATAAATATGTTTGGTTTACCGATCGTTACTTTACCAGTGAGCTCGCCATCGAGGCCCATGAACTGGCCTTTGCTTTCATCCGTGGTGTTCCCGATGAGATCGTCTACGACCAGGACAAGGTATTTATCGTCAGTGAAAACAGCGGCGACATTATCCTGACGGAACTGTTCCGTAACTACACCCGCCATCAATCTTTTACACTCCACTTCTGCCGCAAAGCTGATCCACAGAGTAAGGGGAAAGTTGAAAACGTGGTCAAGTACGTCAAACAAAACTTCCTCTACAACCGCACTTTCTACAACATTGAAACGCTCAACGATGATGCCTTGGGATGGCTCGGGCGTACCGCAAATGCTGTTCCCCACAGCTTCACCAAAAAAGATCCCATCACGGAATGGCATATCGAACAGGGTTTTTTAAAACCTTATGCAGCCCAGCCCCGGCCCAATTCCCCGCTGTCCTACACCGTGCGAAAAGATAACACCATCTCCTGGAAAGGAAATTTGTACTCTCTTCCCTTGGGCACTTACACTGGCCGGGGCTCTCAGGTGAGCGTGCAAATCCAACAGGGGGAGCTCGTCTTCCTGCAGGCAGAGGGAAAGGAATTATGCCGTCACAAGATCTCTACCGGCAAAGGCCTTAAAATCATTAACTCAGATCATAAACGGGACAAGACATCGGCCATCGGGGAAATGATCGATCAACTGTGTGCCTTGCTCCAGGATCCACAAACAGGAAAAGATTGGCTCGCGACCATCCGCACGGCTAAACCACGCTATGCCCGCGACCAGCTCCTCCTGGTCCGGCAAGCCATCGGGGCCACGGACCCTACGCTGATCGAAAGGACTGTCCGCTATTGCCTGGACAATCACATCACCCGGGCCGTGGACTTTAAAGCCATCTTGCTCCAACAACAGCTTCCACCAGTTAAACAGAAAAAAGTTATCCCTTTAAATCCATTAAGCGGGATACCCTGGGCGTCAACCCAGGAGCCAGAGAAAAGTTCGGTCCAGGATTATGAGGACATCATTAAAAAACTGACGAGCTAA